In Triticum aestivum cultivar Chinese Spring chromosome 5B, IWGSC CS RefSeq v2.1, whole genome shotgun sequence, the following proteins share a genomic window:
- the LOC123113385 gene encoding uncharacterized protein isoform X1, with protein sequence MLIVLTVILMGAKVEGESYNPGYYATGDLHMDSNGWRSPYYEDKTSNGQLYNGFMTKQADGYSEYDNETLKRTMLSHEAMFRQQVYELHRVYKIQRDLMKHYENKDAYAYPELADASQTNSSSQVPPNGSKMIWQMPLVAKTYGEATVAVHTDTNHSLKFLSDGSVLPSPNGFPSNGVALNTKQGIIDLELPADHYIDDDNTSDNKPIDFLGVDSGTKPPNDARVTFSGAEGLGRFNDNSSTSGLLTTNKPGGCHVADLNEPITGMHMGGTNGSVSRALLYTLENSWHQSAVRSSTANFGFNKEYSKEKHTDEGTSSNFLDASAKLRQEEKSLIDKGKQVSNQSFFTPRYSNVDLQKSFKVADGRSATNEFIYHGQNSSVGWFSKGPMGASPINNFARLDHPHHSSIGTPVAPISIPHIDHPSVASPIGSCTVDPRSSVINNAFQRVPSFNGSSTVNSYKSPSAVTQSIGPSIHKLKRFDNLDGSYFGFPPDPFSASRSRQQVAISSELEQRNCLMFEHSAARQSHGYPQSTNGKGTKNFNLNEALSDGLEELVEQDGRSVGSLQHSKGEGSVFGISWLKNKATCADPTGLEKQRKMLGHSNGTAADTKINNNLTGITPIVCNLSDSASTSLGCRIKIDDASEGITDRTWLVCNKTEESTTRHLPLSSQKPLDRDGQAAEGVVNKSGAAVVRNLFDLNDDVPHEDNSESSVVSHECDVAALQNNHAKRTFLFDLEEVPACEDGAAWTSQQECTPSGKLGASKEVDLCFPSATDAAQIILALSTDVPTTTGTPDDMLQWFAELAISNMDDHAEQAKVQGCIDNSSDDGSDSFEALTLKLEECKTDERWTRTPEPPLTDDDQAVSAVNLLSKPKRGPQRKRRQKRDFQKDILPGLSSLSRPKIIEDIQLIEGLVQASGGSWESSLTRRARGGRTRGRKPRKNEPATVEIEAEAEASPPSKPNSIGLEADERGMVSWGRTTRRCRKPRCPLGNSVAASS encoded by the exons ATGCTCATTGTTTTG ACTGTAATACTAATGGGAGCTAAAGTGGAAGGTGAGAGTTACAATCCTGGATACTATGCTACAGGGGATCTGCACATGGACTCAAATGGTTGGCGCTCTCCATACTATGAGGATAAGACATCAAATGGGCAGTTGTACAATGGCTTCATGACGAAGCAGGCAGACGGTTATTCAGAATACGACAACGAAACGCTAAAGCGCACAATGCTTTCACATGAAGCTATGTTTAGACAGCAG GTTTATGAACTGCACCGGGTTTACAAAATACAGAGAGACCTGATGAAGCATTATGAAAACAAAGACGCATATGCATACCCAGAACTGGCAGATGCATCACAGACAAATTCGTCATCACAAGTTCCACCAAATGGCTCAAAGATGATATGGCAGATGCCTCTGGTGGCCAAAACATACGGAGAGGCTACTGTTGCAGTGCACACTGATACAAACCACTCCTTGAAGTTCCTTAGTGATGGCAGTGTCCTGCCCTCTCCAAATGGATTCCCCTCAAATGGTGTTGCTTTAAATACCAAGCAAGGCATTATTGACCTTGAGCTTCCAGCTGATCATTATATAGATGATGACAACACATCAGATAATAAGCCTATAGATTTCCTTGGTGTAGATTCGGGTACAAAACCTCCGAATGATGCCAGGGTCACATTCAGTGGTGCAGAAGGCCTGGGGAGGTTCAATGATAATAGCTCAACCTCTGGTTTGCTGACTACCAATAAACCGGGAGGCTGCCATGTCGCTGACCTGAATGAGCCAATTACTGGGATGCATATGGGTGGAACAAACGGGTCCGTATCCAGAGCTCTCCTGTATACCTTGGAGAACTCTTGGCACCAATCTGCAGTGAGATCAAGCACAGCTAACTTTGGTTTCAATAAAGAATACTCCAAAGAGAAGCATACTGACGAAGGAACAAGCTCAAATTTCCTTGATGCAAGTGCCAAACTAAGACAGGAGGAGAAATCATTGATTGATAAAG GAAAACAAGTCAGCAACCAATCTTTTTTTACACCCAGATACAGCAATGTTGATCTGCAAAAATCCTTCAAAGTTGCTGATGGGAGATCTGCAACCAATGAGTTTATTTACCATGGTCAAAACAGTTCAGTTGGATGGTTTTCAAAAGGTCCTATGGGAGCATCTCCCATCAATAATTTTGCTAGACTTGACCATCCACATCATTCAAGTATTGGTACACCTGTTGCTCCAATCTCCATTCCTCACATAGACCATCCTTCCGTCGCCTCTCCTATAGGTTCTTGCACAGTGGACCCAAGGAGCAGTGTTATCAACAATGCTTTCCAGCGAGTTCCAAGTTTCAATGGATCTTCAACTGTTAATTCATACAAGAGTCCTAGTGCTGTGACCCAAAGCATTGGACCTTCAATTCATAAGCTGAAAAGATTTGATAATTTGGATGGTAGTTACTTTGGCTTTCCACCTGATCCATTTTCCGCATCACGATCCAGACAACAGGTTGCAATTTCGAGCGAGTTGGAGCAAAGGAACTGCCTGATGTTTGAACATTCAGCAGCACGGCAGTCTCATGGGTATCCTCAGTCCACAAACGGCAAGGGCACAAAGAACTTTAATTTGAATGAAGCACTGTCAGATGGTCTGGAAGAGCTTGTAGAACAGGATGGGAGATCTGTTGGTAGTTTGCAGCATAGTAAAGGTGAAGGATCAGTATTTGGGATCTCTTGGCTAAAAAATAAAGCTACTTGTGCTGACCCAACAGGGCTGGAAAAGCAAAGAAAGATGCTTGGCCATTCCAACGGGACTGCAGCAGACACGAAAATCAACAATAACTTGACGGGAATAACACCGATTGTTTGCAATTTGTCAGATTCTGCCTCAACGTCCCTAGGTTGCAGAATTAAGATAGATGATGCTTCTGAAGGCATCACTGATAGAACTTGGCTGGTATGTAATAAGACTGAGGAGAGTACCACGAGACATTTACCACTTTCAAGCCAGAAACCCTTGGATAGAGATGGACAAGCTGCTGAAGGTGTTGTCAACAAAAGTGGTGCGGCCGTCGTCAGAAATTTGTTTGATCTGAATGATGATGTACCACATGAAGACAACTCAGAGTCATCAGTAGTGTCACATGAATGTGATGTGGCGGCCTTACAGAACAACCATGCTAAGCGCACATTTTTGTTTGACTTAGAAGAAGTGCCAGCTTGTGAAGATGGTGCTGCCTGGACTTCTCAACAGGAATGCACACCTTCTGGCAAACTTGGTGCATCCAAGGAAGTTGATTTGTGTTTTCCATCCGCTACAGATGCAGCGCAGATTATTCTTGCGTTGTCAACGGATGTGCCGACCACCACAGGCACACCCGATGATATGTTGCAGTGGTTTGCGGAGCTCGCAATATCAAACATGGATGACCATGCCGAGCAAGCAAAAGTCCAGGGTTGCATCGATAATTCCAGTGATGATGGTTCAGACTCATTTGAAGCCTTGACACTGAAGCTGGAAGAGTGCAAGACCGATGAGCGCTGGACCAGGACACCAGAACCACCACTGACAGATGATGACCAAGCTGTTTCAGCGGTGAACCTGCTGTCCAAGCCAAAAAGAGGACCGCAAAGGAAGCGGCGGCAGAAGCGAGACTTCCAGAAGGACATCTTGCCCGGGCTTTCATCGCTTTCCCGGCCTAAGATCATAGAGGACATTCAGCTAATTGAGGGGTTAGTACAGGCATCTGGTGGATCATGGGAGTCGAGTTTAACCAGGCGAGCGCGTGGTGGGCGAACAAGAGGTAGAAAGCCCCGCAAAAACGAGCCAGCTACCGTAGAGATagaagccgaggccgaggcgagcCCGCCCTCGAAACCCAACTCCATTGGCTTAGAAGCTGATGAAAGGGGCATGGTTAGCTGGGGGCGAACAACAAGGCGGTGTCGCAAGCCAAGATGCCCGTTGGGCAATAGCGTCGCCGCTTCGTCCTGA
- the LOC123113385 gene encoding uncharacterized protein isoform X2, with translation MDSNGWRSPYYEDKTSNGQLYNGFMTKQADGYSEYDNETLKRTMLSHEAMFRQQVYELHRVYKIQRDLMKHYENKDAYAYPELADASQTNSSSQVPPNGSKMIWQMPLVAKTYGEATVAVHTDTNHSLKFLSDGSVLPSPNGFPSNGVALNTKQGIIDLELPADHYIDDDNTSDNKPIDFLGVDSGTKPPNDARVTFSGAEGLGRFNDNSSTSGLLTTNKPGGCHVADLNEPITGMHMGGTNGSVSRALLYTLENSWHQSAVRSSTANFGFNKEYSKEKHTDEGTSSNFLDASAKLRQEEKSLIDKGKQVSNQSFFTPRYSNVDLQKSFKVADGRSATNEFIYHGQNSSVGWFSKGPMGASPINNFARLDHPHHSSIGTPVAPISIPHIDHPSVASPIGSCTVDPRSSVINNAFQRVPSFNGSSTVNSYKSPSAVTQSIGPSIHKLKRFDNLDGSYFGFPPDPFSASRSRQQVAISSELEQRNCLMFEHSAARQSHGYPQSTNGKGTKNFNLNEALSDGLEELVEQDGRSVGSLQHSKGEGSVFGISWLKNKATCADPTGLEKQRKMLGHSNGTAADTKINNNLTGITPIVCNLSDSASTSLGCRIKIDDASEGITDRTWLVCNKTEESTTRHLPLSSQKPLDRDGQAAEGVVNKSGAAVVRNLFDLNDDVPHEDNSESSVVSHECDVAALQNNHAKRTFLFDLEEVPACEDGAAWTSQQECTPSGKLGASKEVDLCFPSATDAAQIILALSTDVPTTTGTPDDMLQWFAELAISNMDDHAEQAKVQGCIDNSSDDGSDSFEALTLKLEECKTDERWTRTPEPPLTDDDQAVSAVNLLSKPKRGPQRKRRQKRDFQKDILPGLSSLSRPKIIEDIQLIEGLVQASGGSWESSLTRRARGGRTRGRKPRKNEPATVEIEAEAEASPPSKPNSIGLEADERGMVSWGRTTRRCRKPRCPLGNSVAASS, from the exons ATGGACTCAAATGGTTGGCGCTCTCCATACTATGAGGATAAGACATCAAATGGGCAGTTGTACAATGGCTTCATGACGAAGCAGGCAGACGGTTATTCAGAATACGACAACGAAACGCTAAAGCGCACAATGCTTTCACATGAAGCTATGTTTAGACAGCAG GTTTATGAACTGCACCGGGTTTACAAAATACAGAGAGACCTGATGAAGCATTATGAAAACAAAGACGCATATGCATACCCAGAACTGGCAGATGCATCACAGACAAATTCGTCATCACAAGTTCCACCAAATGGCTCAAAGATGATATGGCAGATGCCTCTGGTGGCCAAAACATACGGAGAGGCTACTGTTGCAGTGCACACTGATACAAACCACTCCTTGAAGTTCCTTAGTGATGGCAGTGTCCTGCCCTCTCCAAATGGATTCCCCTCAAATGGTGTTGCTTTAAATACCAAGCAAGGCATTATTGACCTTGAGCTTCCAGCTGATCATTATATAGATGATGACAACACATCAGATAATAAGCCTATAGATTTCCTTGGTGTAGATTCGGGTACAAAACCTCCGAATGATGCCAGGGTCACATTCAGTGGTGCAGAAGGCCTGGGGAGGTTCAATGATAATAGCTCAACCTCTGGTTTGCTGACTACCAATAAACCGGGAGGCTGCCATGTCGCTGACCTGAATGAGCCAATTACTGGGATGCATATGGGTGGAACAAACGGGTCCGTATCCAGAGCTCTCCTGTATACCTTGGAGAACTCTTGGCACCAATCTGCAGTGAGATCAAGCACAGCTAACTTTGGTTTCAATAAAGAATACTCCAAAGAGAAGCATACTGACGAAGGAACAAGCTCAAATTTCCTTGATGCAAGTGCCAAACTAAGACAGGAGGAGAAATCATTGATTGATAAAG GAAAACAAGTCAGCAACCAATCTTTTTTTACACCCAGATACAGCAATGTTGATCTGCAAAAATCCTTCAAAGTTGCTGATGGGAGATCTGCAACCAATGAGTTTATTTACCATGGTCAAAACAGTTCAGTTGGATGGTTTTCAAAAGGTCCTATGGGAGCATCTCCCATCAATAATTTTGCTAGACTTGACCATCCACATCATTCAAGTATTGGTACACCTGTTGCTCCAATCTCCATTCCTCACATAGACCATCCTTCCGTCGCCTCTCCTATAGGTTCTTGCACAGTGGACCCAAGGAGCAGTGTTATCAACAATGCTTTCCAGCGAGTTCCAAGTTTCAATGGATCTTCAACTGTTAATTCATACAAGAGTCCTAGTGCTGTGACCCAAAGCATTGGACCTTCAATTCATAAGCTGAAAAGATTTGATAATTTGGATGGTAGTTACTTTGGCTTTCCACCTGATCCATTTTCCGCATCACGATCCAGACAACAGGTTGCAATTTCGAGCGAGTTGGAGCAAAGGAACTGCCTGATGTTTGAACATTCAGCAGCACGGCAGTCTCATGGGTATCCTCAGTCCACAAACGGCAAGGGCACAAAGAACTTTAATTTGAATGAAGCACTGTCAGATGGTCTGGAAGAGCTTGTAGAACAGGATGGGAGATCTGTTGGTAGTTTGCAGCATAGTAAAGGTGAAGGATCAGTATTTGGGATCTCTTGGCTAAAAAATAAAGCTACTTGTGCTGACCCAACAGGGCTGGAAAAGCAAAGAAAGATGCTTGGCCATTCCAACGGGACTGCAGCAGACACGAAAATCAACAATAACTTGACGGGAATAACACCGATTGTTTGCAATTTGTCAGATTCTGCCTCAACGTCCCTAGGTTGCAGAATTAAGATAGATGATGCTTCTGAAGGCATCACTGATAGAACTTGGCTGGTATGTAATAAGACTGAGGAGAGTACCACGAGACATTTACCACTTTCAAGCCAGAAACCCTTGGATAGAGATGGACAAGCTGCTGAAGGTGTTGTCAACAAAAGTGGTGCGGCCGTCGTCAGAAATTTGTTTGATCTGAATGATGATGTACCACATGAAGACAACTCAGAGTCATCAGTAGTGTCACATGAATGTGATGTGGCGGCCTTACAGAACAACCATGCTAAGCGCACATTTTTGTTTGACTTAGAAGAAGTGCCAGCTTGTGAAGATGGTGCTGCCTGGACTTCTCAACAGGAATGCACACCTTCTGGCAAACTTGGTGCATCCAAGGAAGTTGATTTGTGTTTTCCATCCGCTACAGATGCAGCGCAGATTATTCTTGCGTTGTCAACGGATGTGCCGACCACCACAGGCACACCCGATGATATGTTGCAGTGGTTTGCGGAGCTCGCAATATCAAACATGGATGACCATGCCGAGCAAGCAAAAGTCCAGGGTTGCATCGATAATTCCAGTGATGATGGTTCAGACTCATTTGAAGCCTTGACACTGAAGCTGGAAGAGTGCAAGACCGATGAGCGCTGGACCAGGACACCAGAACCACCACTGACAGATGATGACCAAGCTGTTTCAGCGGTGAACCTGCTGTCCAAGCCAAAAAGAGGACCGCAAAGGAAGCGGCGGCAGAAGCGAGACTTCCAGAAGGACATCTTGCCCGGGCTTTCATCGCTTTCCCGGCCTAAGATCATAGAGGACATTCAGCTAATTGAGGGGTTAGTACAGGCATCTGGTGGATCATGGGAGTCGAGTTTAACCAGGCGAGCGCGTGGTGGGCGAACAAGAGGTAGAAAGCCCCGCAAAAACGAGCCAGCTACCGTAGAGATagaagccgaggccgaggcgagcCCGCCCTCGAAACCCAACTCCATTGGCTTAGAAGCTGATGAAAGGGGCATGGTTAGCTGGGGGCGAACAACAAGGCGGTGTCGCAAGCCAAGATGCCCGTTGGGCAATAGCGTCGCCGCTTCGTCCTGA